A region from the Mycobacterium heidelbergense genome encodes:
- a CDS encoding nicotinate phosphoribosyltransferase — protein MNEPVLTGLLTDKYELTMLAAALRDGTAQRRTTFELFARRLPDGRRYGVVAGTGRLLEALPRFMFDDDACRLLAQFLDEDTVRYLREFRFGGDIDGYAEGELYFPGSPVLSVTGTFAECVVLETLALSIFNHDTAIASAAARMVSAAGGRPLIEMGARRTHERAAVAAARAAYLAGFAASSNLEAQRRYGIPTEGTAAHAFTMLHARHGDPLETTELAAFRAQVHALGAGTTLLVDTYDVTTGVANAVAAAGMTLGAVRIDSGELGVLARQVREQLDGLGARRTRIVVSGDLDEFSIAALRAEPVDAYGVGTSLVTGSGAPTANMVYKLVEVDGMAVQKRSSHKESHGGRKAALRLSRPTGTITEEVVHPAGRPPDTAEPCRVLTTPLVRGGEPVSSPTLAAARQLVSSGLRSLPWEGLNLSHGEPAIPTTQIRA, from the coding sequence ATGAACGAGCCGGTCCTGACTGGGCTGCTGACCGACAAATACGAGTTGACGATGCTGGCGGCGGCGCTGCGCGACGGCACCGCCCAGCGCCGGACCACGTTCGAGCTGTTCGCCCGCCGACTGCCCGACGGCCGCCGGTACGGCGTGGTCGCCGGGACCGGTCGGCTGCTGGAAGCCTTGCCGCGGTTCATGTTCGACGACGACGCGTGCCGATTGCTGGCGCAATTCCTCGACGAGGACACGGTGCGCTACCTCCGCGAGTTCCGGTTCGGCGGCGACATCGACGGCTACGCCGAAGGGGAGCTCTACTTCCCGGGGTCGCCGGTGCTCTCGGTGACCGGCACCTTCGCCGAATGCGTGGTACTCGAAACGCTGGCGCTGTCGATCTTCAACCACGACACCGCGATCGCGTCCGCGGCGGCTCGCATGGTCAGCGCCGCCGGGGGCCGCCCGCTGATCGAGATGGGGGCGCGGCGGACCCACGAACGGGCGGCGGTCGCCGCGGCTCGCGCCGCCTATCTCGCCGGCTTCGCCGCGTCGTCGAACCTGGAGGCCCAGCGCCGATACGGGATACCCACCGAGGGCACCGCCGCGCACGCGTTCACCATGCTGCACGCGCGGCACGGCGACCCCCTGGAAACCACCGAACTGGCGGCGTTTCGCGCCCAGGTCCACGCGCTGGGCGCCGGCACCACGCTGCTGGTGGACACCTATGACGTGACGACCGGCGTGGCCAATGCCGTGGCCGCCGCCGGGATGACGCTCGGCGCGGTCCGCATCGACTCCGGCGAGCTCGGGGTGCTGGCCCGCCAGGTGCGTGAACAGCTCGACGGGCTGGGCGCCCGGCGGACCCGCATCGTGGTCTCCGGCGATCTTGACGAGTTCAGCATCGCCGCCCTGCGCGCCGAGCCGGTGGACGCCTACGGCGTCGGCACGTCGCTGGTCACCGGCTCCGGCGCGCCGACCGCGAACATGGTCTACAAGCTCGTCGAGGTGGACGGCATGGCCGTGCAAAAGCGAAGCAGCCACAAGGAATCCCACGGCGGCCGCAAGGCGGCGCTGCGGCTGTCGCGCCCGACGGGAACCATCACCGAGGAGGTGGTGCATCCGGCGGGCCGCCCACCGGACACCGCCGAGCCGTGCCGGGTGCTGACGACGCCGCTGGTGCGCGGCGGAGAGCCGGTATCCAGCCCGACCCTGGCGGCGGCACGCCAGCTGGTGTCCTCCGGCCTGCGGAGCCTGCCGTGGGAGGGGCTGAACCTGTCGCACGGCGAGCCCGCGATCCCGACGACGCAGATCCGGGCCTGA